The proteins below are encoded in one region of Cystobacter fuscus DSM 2262:
- a CDS encoding aldo/keto reductase encodes MNEKQKIALGCMGMSGVYGKTDDAKSIAVIHAAIEHGITFLDTGDFYASGHNELLIGKAIAGRRDKVQLSVKFGMMRGPDGAAVGVDTRPVAVKNFLTYSLMRLGTDHVDVYRPARLDPAVPIEDTVGAIADLVKAGYVRKIGLSEVGPETIRRAAKVHPIADLQIEYSIASRNPEDAIFPVLHELGIGATLYGALSRGLLSASPIKPGDARAHMPRFSGDNAAANARLVAGLQELAKKWGMSPGQLAIGYVLGKEPKFTPTLGMRTLEQLNEALAAKPLTADQIAQIEKVAPRGAIAGTRYPAAHMAHLDSEKP; translated from the coding sequence ATGAACGAAAAACAGAAAATCGCCTTGGGCTGTATGGGAATGTCTGGTGTGTACGGCAAGACGGACGACGCGAAGAGCATCGCCGTCATCCACGCCGCCATCGAGCACGGCATCACCTTCCTCGACACCGGTGACTTCTACGCCTCCGGACACAATGAGCTGCTCATTGGCAAGGCCATCGCGGGCCGCCGGGACAAGGTCCAGCTCTCCGTGAAGTTCGGCATGATGCGTGGGCCCGACGGCGCCGCCGTGGGTGTCGACACACGGCCCGTCGCGGTGAAGAACTTCCTGACCTACTCGCTGATGCGGCTCGGCACCGACCACGTCGACGTCTATCGCCCAGCGCGCCTGGACCCCGCGGTGCCCATCGAGGACACCGTCGGCGCCATCGCGGACCTGGTGAAGGCCGGCTACGTCCGGAAGATCGGCCTGTCCGAGGTAGGCCCGGAGACCATCCGCCGCGCGGCGAAGGTGCATCCGATCGCCGACCTGCAGATTGAGTACTCCATTGCCAGCCGCAACCCCGAGGACGCCATCTTCCCGGTCCTGCATGAACTGGGCATCGGCGCGACGCTCTACGGCGCGCTGTCACGCGGCCTGCTCTCGGCGAGCCCGATCAAACCGGGAGACGCGCGCGCCCACATGCCACGCTTCAGTGGGGACAACGCCGCGGCGAACGCCAGGCTGGTCGCGGGGCTGCAGGAGCTCGCGAAGAAGTGGGGCATGTCGCCCGGGCAACTGGCCATCGGGTACGTGCTCGGCAAGGAGCCGAAGTTCACGCCGACGCTGGGCATGCGGACCCTGGAGCAGCTCAATGAGGCGCTCGCCGCGAAGCCGTTGACCGCGGACCAGATTGCCCAGATCGAGAAGGTTGCACCGCGTGGCGCCATCGCGGGCACTCGGTACCCGGCCGCGCACATGGCCCACCTCGACAGCGAGAAGCCATAG